A genomic stretch from Achromobacter spanius includes:
- the parE gene encoding DNA topoisomerase IV subunit B, with amino-acid sequence MATPRYTEASIRVLKGLEPVRQRPGMYTRTENPLHVVQEVIDNAADEALAGYGKQIQVTLHSDGSVSVEDDGRGIPVGLHPEEGAPVVELVFTRLHAGGKFDKAGGGAYAFSGGLHGVGVSVTNALATRLEVVVWRDGAVNRLVFKGGDVAEPLAPYDQGGRKKSGTRVRVWPDAKYFDSPNIPLGELTHLLRSKAVLLPGVKVTLVNEKSGDTKTWQYEDGLRGYLAEALTGAELMVPFFEGQQYAGADHENFAEGEGAQWVVAWTEDGNAVRESYVNLIPTPAGGTHESGLREGLFGAVKGFAELHSLLPKGVKLLPEDVFARASFVLSAKVLDPQFQGQIKERLNSRDAVRLVGGFSKSALDLWLHSNVEYGKKLAELAIRQAQARQRSAQKVEKRKSSGVAVLPGKLTDCESSDASRTEVFLVEGDSAGGSAKMGRDKEFQAILPLRGKVLNSWEVDRDRLFANNEIHDISVAIGVDPHGPNDTPDLSGLRYGRICILSDADVDGSHIQVLLLTLFYKHFPKLVEAGNVYVAKPPLFRLDVPAQGKRPARKIYCLDEGELEAAQDKLRKEGVREGAWAVSRFKGLGEMNPEQLWETTMNPDTRRLLPVGYGDQTPEDTTRMFDMLMGKGESSQRRAWIEEKGNLAELDI; translated from the coding sequence TTGGCCACTCCACGTTACACCGAGGCGTCCATTCGCGTCCTGAAGGGGCTGGAGCCCGTGCGGCAGCGCCCGGGCATGTACACCCGCACCGAAAACCCCCTGCACGTTGTGCAGGAGGTCATTGATAACGCCGCAGACGAGGCCTTGGCCGGCTACGGCAAACAGATCCAGGTCACGCTGCATAGTGATGGCAGCGTGTCCGTCGAGGATGACGGCCGGGGCATTCCCGTCGGCCTGCATCCCGAAGAAGGCGCGCCCGTCGTCGAATTGGTCTTCACCCGCCTGCATGCGGGCGGCAAGTTCGATAAAGCGGGCGGCGGCGCCTATGCGTTTTCGGGCGGCCTGCACGGGGTGGGCGTTTCCGTCACCAATGCGCTGGCGACCCGGCTTGAAGTCGTGGTCTGGCGCGACGGCGCGGTCAACCGCCTGGTGTTCAAGGGCGGCGACGTTGCCGAACCCTTGGCCCCGTACGACCAGGGCGGCCGCAAGAAGTCCGGCACCCGCGTGCGCGTCTGGCCCGACGCCAAATACTTCGACAGCCCCAACATCCCGTTGGGCGAACTGACGCACCTCTTGCGCAGCAAGGCCGTGCTGCTGCCTGGCGTGAAGGTCACGCTGGTCAATGAAAAAAGCGGCGACACCAAGACCTGGCAATACGAGGACGGCCTGCGCGGCTACCTGGCCGAGGCGCTGACCGGCGCCGAACTCATGGTGCCGTTCTTCGAAGGCCAGCAGTACGCCGGGGCCGACCACGAGAACTTCGCCGAAGGCGAGGGCGCCCAATGGGTGGTGGCCTGGACCGAGGACGGCAACGCCGTGCGCGAGTCCTACGTGAATCTGATCCCGACGCCGGCCGGCGGCACGCATGAATCCGGCCTGCGCGAAGGCCTGTTCGGCGCCGTAAAGGGCTTTGCCGAACTGCACAGCCTGTTGCCCAAGGGCGTGAAGCTGCTGCCCGAAGACGTGTTCGCTCGCGCCAGTTTCGTCTTGTCCGCCAAGGTGCTGGACCCGCAGTTCCAGGGCCAGATCAAGGAACGCTTGAACAGCCGCGACGCCGTGCGCCTGGTGGGCGGATTTTCCAAGAGCGCGCTGGACCTCTGGCTGCACAGCAACGTTGAATACGGCAAGAAGCTGGCTGAGCTGGCCATCCGCCAGGCGCAGGCGCGTCAGCGCTCGGCCCAGAAGGTTGAAAAGCGCAAGAGTTCCGGCGTGGCGGTATTGCCGGGCAAGCTGACCGATTGCGAATCCAGCGACGCCAGCCGCACCGAAGTGTTCCTGGTCGAGGGTGATTCCGCCGGCGGCTCCGCCAAGATGGGGCGCGACAAGGAATTCCAGGCCATCCTGCCGCTGCGCGGCAAGGTGCTGAATTCCTGGGAAGTGGACCGTGACCGGCTCTTTGCCAACAACGAAATCCACGACATCTCGGTCGCCATCGGCGTGGACCCCCACGGCCCGAACGACACGCCTGACCTGTCCGGCCTGCGCTACGGCCGCATCTGCATCCTGTCTGACGCGGACGTCGACGGCTCGCACATCCAGGTCTTGCTGCTTACCCTGTTCTACAAGCACTTTCCCAAGCTGGTCGAAGCCGGCAACGTGTACGTGGCCAAGCCGCCGCTGTTCCGCCTGGATGTGCCCGCCCAAGGCAAGCGCCCGGCCAGGAAGATCTATTGCCTGGACGAAGGCGAGCTTGAAGCCGCGCAGGACAAGCTGCGCAAGGAAGGCGTGCGCGAAGGCGCCTGGGCGGTCAGCCGCTTCAAGGGCCTGGGCGAAATGAATCCGGAACAGCTGTGGGAAACCACCATGAATCCGGACACGCGCCGCCTGCTGCCCGTGGGCTACGGGGATCAGACCCCCGAAGACACCACCCGCATGTTCGACATGCTGATGGGCAAGGGCGAGTCTTCACAGCGCCGCGCCTGGATCGAGGAAAAGGGCAACCTGGCCGAGCTGGATATCTGA
- a CDS encoding YhdP family protein encodes MLIVYCVAAAGFLGVRYWVLPRVGEWRPQIEAYVSDALGARVTIGGIQASWQGLNPRLDLTAVQVVDLDDATPVLSLPSVSAVLAWRSVLTLSPRLVRLQIEKPELTLRRDAANHLWVAGQNIDLNASDHQSDLDHPALRWLVRQRELRVNDATIIWQDDLRRAPPLPLTGVDFLMRNGSLSHRFVLRASAGEALARNVEVRGEFNRSLFAANASNPANWSGQLYTELDDVEPQSWAPWVPAPVIAGRIAGRAWLQLDRGKFTVLTADVAVRGVNWAASKDGPAVQGASARFRVQGLPGDFVQLDEVPLARSPGAADLSIKGAVQHLRVTLPGVFQEPTLAARELSVDAQVKGPDADHWFVDVAQAHVVNDDLDVRVQGQWKPEGKTAAGSVDMRGTMVRGAMSAIHRYLPLEVNADAREWLAVGLPAGEMRSAAVTLKGDLDDFPYAAPDAAGEFVIAGEYAGAKVDYAPLGPSHKGWPMLENLSGNFRIDKVSLTLDSAGGATALTGPGQTVSLGAVTATIPNMDDGAELLLDGETSGPVSAYLALAANSPLGGLLDGALDEARGTGDWRVPLKLKVPLLNTDDTEVQGHILFADNSFTFMPEMPLLRDLHGDLEFSEKGVRTKEIRAQFLGGPVKIFGALAQNSDVLHFEGALTGAGLSQLSNAPSMSRFSGKTDYKGRLGYQKGGSVDISMESNLAGMAIDMPAPVGKDASSARLLKLQWGAAEDRGAKGRRWLTASLGEDVNALFERGASGGASYFDRGALGIGRPASLPDRGLSLNASLPELDIDTWETVVDGFDAPAGKGGARKASTKPVFPQPERISLATGSLRASGYTLNDLTLYAMRPGPSQWRVDIQSRQAAGSLEWQEASGAIAGQLTARMKHLSFGGEGDTNEADKALASGNDLSDIPAIDLQAKEFLLYGKNVGELQVVGTNLERGRQWRLDKLTITNDAATLNATGNWRLEGPDRGLSVDANASFVDLGKFMTRIGFDGVVSGGTGTAQGQATWRNLPWTHNIADIGGEVTVSLDKGRFMHVNSRTARLLELLSLQSLQRLARLDVNPTNLLRDGFPFDTIRGHVKMAEGNVSTEGYKINGPVATIVLAGGVNLIRERWDLKAVVIPNLDASGAAMVTALAVNPLIGLGAFVTQWLLKQPLARAMTMEYSVTGNWDDPQIEPIEAPGKGVDTGPGTDAGKEPPKHTPRPANAPVRSRIPEFIEH; translated from the coding sequence GTGTTGATCGTTTATTGCGTGGCGGCTGCGGGGTTTCTGGGCGTGCGCTATTGGGTGCTGCCGCGCGTGGGCGAATGGCGTCCTCAGATAGAAGCGTACGTCAGCGATGCCCTGGGCGCCCGCGTCACCATCGGCGGCATCCAGGCCAGTTGGCAGGGCCTGAACCCACGGTTGGATCTTACTGCTGTCCAGGTCGTCGACCTCGACGATGCAACGCCTGTGTTGTCCCTGCCTTCCGTTTCCGCCGTGCTGGCCTGGCGCAGCGTGCTGACGCTATCGCCAAGGCTGGTGCGGTTGCAGATCGAAAAGCCCGAGCTGACCTTGCGGCGCGATGCCGCGAACCACCTGTGGGTGGCGGGGCAGAATATCGACTTGAACGCCAGCGACCATCAGTCCGATCTGGATCACCCCGCCTTGCGATGGTTGGTGCGGCAGCGCGAACTGCGGGTCAACGATGCCACGATCATCTGGCAGGATGACCTGCGCCGCGCCCCTCCGCTGCCCCTGACTGGCGTCGATTTCCTGATGCGCAACGGCAGCCTGTCGCACCGCTTTGTGCTGCGGGCGTCGGCCGGCGAGGCCCTGGCTCGCAACGTGGAAGTTCGCGGGGAATTCAACCGCAGCCTGTTCGCCGCCAACGCCTCCAACCCCGCAAACTGGAGCGGCCAGCTCTACACGGAACTGGACGATGTCGAGCCGCAGTCCTGGGCGCCATGGGTCCCGGCGCCTGTGATTGCGGGACGGATCGCCGGCCGGGCATGGCTGCAACTGGATCGTGGCAAGTTCACCGTGTTGACGGCCGATGTCGCCGTGCGAGGCGTGAACTGGGCGGCGTCCAAGGACGGGCCGGCGGTACAAGGCGCGTCGGCGCGATTTCGCGTGCAGGGGCTGCCGGGCGACTTCGTTCAGCTAGACGAGGTGCCGCTGGCGCGTAGCCCGGGCGCTGCCGACTTGTCGATCAAGGGGGCGGTGCAGCATCTGCGCGTAACGCTGCCTGGCGTGTTCCAGGAACCGACCCTGGCCGCGCGCGAACTGTCCGTGGATGCTCAGGTCAAGGGGCCGGACGCGGATCATTGGTTTGTAGACGTTGCGCAAGCGCATGTCGTGAACGACGACCTGGACGTGCGCGTACAGGGGCAATGGAAGCCGGAAGGCAAGACCGCGGCGGGTAGCGTCGACATGCGCGGCACGATGGTGCGCGGCGCGATGTCGGCCATCCATCGTTATCTGCCGCTTGAGGTGAATGCGGACGCGCGCGAATGGCTGGCGGTGGGGTTGCCAGCGGGCGAAATGCGTTCGGCCGCCGTCACGCTCAAGGGCGACCTGGATGATTTCCCCTACGCCGCGCCGGATGCCGCCGGTGAATTCGTCATTGCCGGCGAATATGCGGGCGCCAAGGTCGATTACGCACCACTGGGGCCGAGCCACAAAGGGTGGCCCATGCTGGAGAACCTGTCGGGCAATTTCCGCATCGACAAGGTAAGCCTGACGCTGGACAGCGCCGGTGGGGCCACCGCGCTGACCGGGCCCGGGCAAACGGTCAGTCTTGGTGCGGTGACGGCCACGATTCCAAACATGGATGACGGCGCCGAACTACTGCTAGATGGCGAAACGTCCGGCCCCGTTTCGGCCTATCTTGCCTTGGCGGCCAATTCCCCGTTAGGCGGGCTGCTGGACGGCGCGCTGGATGAGGCGCGCGGCACGGGCGACTGGCGCGTGCCGCTAAAGCTCAAAGTGCCGCTGTTGAACACCGACGATACCGAAGTGCAGGGCCACATCCTGTTTGCGGACAACAGCTTCACGTTCATGCCGGAAATGCCGCTGCTCAGAGACCTGCATGGCGACCTGGAATTCTCGGAGAAAGGGGTGCGCACCAAGGAAATCCGCGCGCAGTTCCTGGGCGGGCCGGTGAAGATTTTCGGCGCATTGGCACAAAATTCGGACGTCCTGCATTTCGAAGGTGCGCTGACGGGCGCTGGTTTGTCGCAACTGAGCAATGCGCCGTCCATGTCAAGGTTCTCCGGCAAGACGGACTACAAGGGCCGGCTGGGTTACCAGAAGGGCGGGTCGGTCGATATTTCGATGGAATCCAACTTGGCGGGTATGGCGATCGACATGCCCGCGCCGGTAGGCAAGGACGCCTCGTCCGCGCGCTTGTTGAAGCTGCAATGGGGCGCAGCCGAGGATCGTGGCGCGAAAGGCCGGCGCTGGCTGACGGCCAGCCTGGGCGAAGACGTAAACGCCTTGTTCGAGCGGGGCGCAAGCGGTGGCGCATCCTACTTCGATCGCGGCGCGTTGGGCATTGGCCGTCCGGCCAGCCTGCCGGATCGGGGGCTCAGCCTGAACGCCAGCCTGCCTGAACTGGATATTGATACTTGGGAAACCGTGGTGGACGGCTTCGATGCGCCGGCGGGCAAGGGCGGGGCCCGGAAAGCCTCGACCAAGCCCGTCTTTCCGCAGCCCGAGCGCATCAGCCTTGCCACCGGCTCCTTGCGCGCAAGCGGCTATACCCTGAACGACCTGACGCTGTATGCGATGCGGCCGGGTCCGTCGCAATGGCGTGTCGACATCCAATCACGCCAGGCCGCGGGGTCGTTGGAATGGCAGGAGGCCTCTGGCGCGATCGCGGGCCAGCTTACCGCCCGGATGAAGCACCTGTCGTTTGGAGGAGAGGGCGACACCAACGAGGCGGACAAGGCCCTGGCCTCTGGCAATGACCTGTCGGACATTCCCGCCATCGACCTGCAGGCCAAGGAGTTTCTTCTGTACGGCAAGAATGTGGGCGAGCTACAGGTGGTGGGAACGAACCTGGAACGCGGCCGGCAATGGCGGCTGGACAAGCTGACCATCACCAACGACGCGGCAACGCTGAACGCCACAGGCAACTGGCGCCTGGAAGGGCCGGATCGCGGCTTGAGCGTGGACGCGAACGCCAGCTTCGTGGATCTTGGCAAGTTCATGACGCGGATCGGTTTCGACGGGGTGGTGTCTGGAGGCACTGGTACGGCCCAGGGCCAGGCCACTTGGCGCAACCTGCCATGGACCCACAATATTGCGGACATCGGCGGCGAGGTCACCGTCAGTTTGGACAAGGGCCGCTTCATGCACGTAAATTCCCGCACGGCACGCCTGCTGGAACTGCTGTCCCTGCAATCTCTGCAACGGCTGGCGCGGCTGGACGTCAACCCGACCAATCTGCTGCGCGATGGCTTTCCATTCGACACCATTCGTGGCCACGTAAAGATGGCGGAGGGCAATGTGTCCACCGAGGGCTACAAGATCAATGGGCCGGTGGCGACCATCGTCCTGGCGGGCGGGGTCAACCTGATCCGTGAACGCTGGGATTTGAAGGCCGTGGTGATTCCGAACCTGGACGCCAGCGGCGCGGCCATGGTGACGGCGCTGGCGGTGAATCCGCTGATCGGCCTGGGCGCATTTGTCACGCAATGGTTGTTGAAACAGCCATTGGCGCGCGCGATGACCATGGAATATTCGGTGACGGGTAACTGGGACGATCCGCAGATCGAGCCGATTGAGGCGCCTGGCAAGGGCGTGGACACCGGCCCGGGCACCGACGCCGGCAAAGAGCCGCCCAAGCATACGCCGCGCCCCGCCAACGCTCCGGTTCGCAGCCGCATACCGGAATTCATCGAGCACTGA
- the trxA gene encoding thioredoxin TrxA has protein sequence MSDQIKNVSDASFDADVLKSGQPVLVDYWAAWCGPCKMIAPILEEVATEYAGRLTIAKLNVDENQGTATKYGIRGIPTLMLFKDGQAAATKVGALSKSQLTAFLDGAL, from the coding sequence ATGAGCGACCAAATCAAGAACGTCAGTGACGCAAGCTTCGATGCCGATGTGTTGAAATCCGGCCAGCCGGTGCTGGTGGACTACTGGGCTGCCTGGTGTGGCCCCTGCAAGATGATTGCCCCGATCCTGGAAGAAGTCGCCACCGAGTACGCAGGTCGCCTGACGATCGCGAAGCTGAACGTGGACGAAAACCAGGGTACCGCCACCAAGTACGGCATCCGCGGCATCCCCACCCTTATGCTCTTTAAAGACGGCCAAGCCGCCGCCACCAAAGTTGGCGCGCTGTCGAAGTCGCAACTCACCGCATTCCTGGACGGCGCGTTGTAA
- the rho gene encoding transcription termination factor Rho codes for MHLNELKALHVSQLLEMAAGLEIENANRLRKQELMFAIMKRRAKQGEQIFGDGVLEVLPDGFGFLRSPETSYLASTDDIYISPSQIRRFNLHTGDSIEGEVRTPKDGERYFALVKVDKVNGVAPEAIKHRIMFENLTPLHPNRTMRLERDIKSEENLTGRILDVFAPIGMGQRGLIVASPKSGKTVMMQHIAHAITTNYPDAVMIVLLVDERPEEVTEMQRTVRGEVVASTFDEPATRHVQVAEMVIEKAKRLVEMKKDVVILLDSITRLARAYNTVVPASGKVLTGGVDANALQRPKRFFGAARNLEEGGSLTILGTALIETGSRMDEVIYEEFKGTGNSEVHLERRLAEKRVYPSINLNKSGTRREELLIAPDLLQKVWVLRKFIHDMDEVQSMEFILDKMRATKTNAEFFDMMKKK; via the coding sequence ATGCACCTCAATGAACTGAAGGCGCTGCATGTCTCGCAGCTGCTCGAAATGGCCGCTGGCCTGGAAATCGAGAACGCCAACCGCCTGCGCAAGCAGGAGCTGATGTTCGCCATCATGAAACGGCGCGCCAAGCAAGGCGAGCAGATCTTTGGCGACGGCGTCCTGGAAGTCCTGCCGGACGGCTTCGGTTTCCTGCGCTCGCCCGAGACCTCGTATCTGGCCAGCACGGACGACATCTACATCTCGCCCTCGCAGATCCGCCGTTTCAACCTGCACACCGGCGATTCCATCGAAGGTGAAGTGCGCACGCCGAAGGATGGCGAACGCTACTTTGCGCTGGTCAAGGTGGACAAGGTCAACGGCGTGGCGCCCGAAGCGATCAAGCATCGCATCATGTTCGAAAACCTGACGCCGCTGCACCCGAACCGGACGATGCGTCTGGAACGCGACATCAAGAGCGAAGAGAACCTGACGGGCCGTATCCTGGATGTGTTCGCCCCCATCGGCATGGGCCAGCGCGGCCTGATCGTCGCCAGCCCCAAGTCCGGCAAGACGGTGATGATGCAGCACATTGCGCATGCCATCACCACCAACTACCCCGACGCCGTCATGATTGTCCTGCTGGTGGACGAGCGCCCGGAAGAAGTGACCGAAATGCAGCGCACGGTGCGCGGTGAAGTGGTGGCGTCGACCTTCGACGAACCCGCCACCCGCCACGTGCAAGTGGCTGAAATGGTTATCGAAAAGGCCAAGCGCCTGGTCGAAATGAAGAAAGACGTCGTGATCCTGCTGGACTCGATCACCCGTCTGGCCCGCGCCTACAACACCGTGGTGCCGGCCTCCGGCAAGGTGCTGACCGGCGGTGTGGACGCCAACGCCCTGCAACGCCCCAAGCGCTTCTTCGGCGCGGCCCGCAACCTGGAAGAAGGCGGATCGCTGACCATCCTGGGCACGGCGCTGATCGAGACCGGCAGCCGCATGGACGAAGTCATCTACGAAGAATTCAAGGGCACGGGCAACTCCGAAGTCCACCTTGAGCGTCGCCTGGCTGAGAAACGCGTCTACCCGTCCATCAACCTGAACAAGTCGGGCACCCGCCGCGAAGAACTGCTGATTGCCCCCGACCTGCTGCAAAAGGTCTGGGTGCTGCGCAAGTTCATCCACGACATGGACGAAGTGCAATCCATGGAATTCATTCTGGACAAGATGCGCGCCACCAAGACCAATGCCGAATTCTTCGACATGATGAAGAAGAAGTAA